The Saprospiraceae bacterium genomic interval ATTGAATATTTCCGGCAGGAAAACAACAACGAAAAAGTATATTATTACCGGTTTATACTGGCCCGTGTTTATATGTACTTAGGGATGTACCAAAAAGCCGCTAATACCCTTGAATACTGTCACGTTTATTTTAAACAGGAAGATCGCGATCTCGATGTGGTCAGAAGCCAGCATAGCCTTGCTTATATATATAAAAAATTAGGCAACATGGATATGGCACTTTACTTCCTGGGACAGTGCCAGCAAACGAAAGCAGACAAGTATAATGAATTTTGTCAAAACGAGCATGCTTTGGTGGAAGCACAACTCTATCTAAGCAGGATCCGCTCGCAAAATATTTTGAACAAAATATATACTTATGCTAAATCAATTCCCTATTTGGACATGCAGGTAAAATCGCTGGAGGCTTTAGGGGATTATTATTACCACCATGCAAGATATAAACAGGCAGAAAACGTGTATCGTAAAGCACTCGAACTGACTAAAGCCAATAATTTTATCGATTACAATAAACAGTTTAGCTTCAGACTTTATGAATGCAGCAACTACTCCGGTAATTATAAAAAAGCAACAGACTATCTTCTTCAATTTATTAAATACAACGATACGCTGAACAAGATCAACAATTCTGAACAATTGCTGAAATTGATTGGCAGGTATGAACAAAAAGAAATGCAGTCGGATATTATCGATCTGGCCAAAAGCAAACGTCTATTTGAACTTAAGTCGAGACGTTCCAATTATACCTTGTATAGTCTGTTGTTTAGTATTGGTGCTATTTTGTTGGCCGGCTTTTTTATCATCCTGTTTTACCAGCAAAAACTGGAAACCAACCAGATCATTCACAATCAGACCGAACAAATCAATAATCAAAAAATCAAGGAACTCGAAAGTAATCTGCAATTACAATCGATGCAGTCCATGATCAACGGACAGGAATCAGAACGGGAACGGATTGCAAAAGATCTCCACGATAGTCTTGGTGGTGTGCTTTCTACGATCAAGCTTAGATTTGACAATATAGCACACCAAAATCATTTTGATGACCGGGATTCTGTCGAAAAACTTACCCGTCTTATCGATACCGCCTGTGATGAGGTGAGATATATAGCCAATGATCTGAAGCCCGGCTCTCTTGAAAAACTAGGTTTGATCGAGGCTATTAAAGATATGCTGAACCGCTATAAAGTGGACAATGGGCCTGAGATCTTTTTTCAATTTTACGGCTTTGAAGGTGGCGGTCAAATCGATTCAAATGCCGCTTTGAATATTTACCGCATCATCCAGGAACTAGTCAACAATTCCATTAAACATGCAGGTTGCAAAGAAATTTTTGTTCAAATGCATCGGAAAGGCAATGAAATGACCATTAGTGTTGAGGATGACGGCGCAGGTTTTAACGAAACTGTTGTTAAAAAAGGTATGGGACTCGAGAATATCAAAAGCAGGGTTAATTATCTAAGAGGAGAACTCACTCTGGATTCCAACGAAAATCAGGGAACCGCTATTCTGGTGCATTTGCCTATACGTTCCTGAGGGCATATCTCTCTCACAACTGTTAAAATTATACCATTTACCTATGATATCTGGCCAAATACTCAGGGTAAACCCTGAGAGCTATCAGGGTAAACCCTGATTTTTAAAATTCAGGGTTTTTACTGATGTGCAGTAAATGGAAACCATACAACTTTGTACTGTTGTTATCATTAAAACGTTAATGATCACTCAGCTTGATTTTGAATACTGAAAACCATGTAAAAATGGGATCCATGAGAGAAGGACTATTGTTAGATGCAATTTAGGTTTGGTTATCTATCAGGGAAACATAGATTGATTTTAACATTCTGCACACGGCTTCGTGCCATTTCATCCGTCAACTATTCTTAGCAATAGTCCTTTCCTGGATTAAACGACTTTTAAAATTATCAACCTATATAGTTTTGTTGTAGTTTTATCATGATGTGTACACCAAAGGCTTTAAACCTCATTTTAAGGCCTTTTTTTTTTAATCCAATTCTTCTACCAGCTTCTCCCATTCACCCGAAATTTCGTTTAATGACTTTTGAAGCTCGTTATATCTGGAAAGAACCGTTTTATGATCGGGTTTTTCATAAAAGGATGGATCGTGCATAGTTTGCTCAATCTGTTTCAATTCGGATTCTAATTTGAGTATTTCTTTTTCCAGATTTTGTATCTGTCTCTGCAATTTTTTGCGGGATTGGTAATCCGGAGTTACTGACGTAGCTACTTCCGCTTTTTCAACAACCTTCAATCCGTCATATACACTGGCCTGCTCCGTTTTTTCGAGATAATAATCAATATCTCCCTCGAATACCTTTATATTTTTTTGTTCAAACAGGATGGTCTTTTGTGCCAGTTCTTTGAGAAACTCGCGGTCGTGCGAAACGATGATGACTGTACCCGAATAGTTAATAAGTGCTTCTTTGAGTCTGTTTTTCGAGGGAATGTCGAGATGATGTGTGGGTTCATCCAGGATTAGAAAATTATGTTCCTGGACCAACAGCAGTGCCAATCTGACTCTAGCCTTTTCTCCCCCAGATAGAACTGATATCTTTTTTTCGACGTCCTCCCCTCTCAATCCTAAACCCCCAAGAATTTTCCGGACCATGGGTCGCATTTCAGCATTACAGTTATTCTCCAACGTTTCGAGCGGAGTCCAATCTCTGTTTAAAAATTCGCTATGTTCCTGGGCATAATATCCGATTTTAACCTGATGTCCCAATTCAATTACACCACTGTCCGGTTCAATTTCGGTACAGATCAATTTTACCAGCGTACTTTTCCCATTGCCGTTGGCACCTATAAAACTCCACTTCATTCCTCTTTCTAAAAAAAGATTCACATCCCTTAAAACCAGTTTTTCGCCGTAGGACTTTGAAACTTCTTTAATTTCAACAACTTTATTTCCACTTTGAATGGTTGGCCTGAACCTAAGTCTGATATCTGAAACATCGTCATCCGGCGCTTCTTTTACTTCCATTCTCCCCAATTCAGTGATCAGGGATTGAGCAAAGGCCGCTTTACTAGCCTTGTACCGGAACTTGTCGATGAGCATTTCTTTGTGACGTATGACTTTCTGCTGCGATTCATACTCCCTCAGTTCCATGTCTTTTCTTTCTTGCCGGTAGGCTTTATATGCTGTGTAATTTCCTTTAAAATCGTACACTTTTCCACGATCGATTTCAATAATTCTTTTTCCCACCCGGTCGAGAAACATAAGATCGTGAGAGATCAATATAACTGTGCCTTCGTATTTCCTGAGAAAATCTTCAAGCCAGCGCAGCGCTATTATATCCAAATGGTTGTTCGGTTCGTCGAGCAGTAAGATATCGGGCCTGGACAATAGTAATTTTGAAAGTTCGATACGCATTCTCCAACCACCACTGAATTCAACAACCCGTTTTTGAAAATCTCCGGTCGTAAATCCTAAACCGAGCAAAATCCTTTCAATTTTTCCTTCGAGTTTATCGGCTTCGAGATATTCCAGTCTTGTATGTGCATCCTGTAAGCGCCCAATAGCTTCCTGAATGATTTTGGGGTCTTCATGGGGATCGTGGATAATCCTTTCGCTTTCTTCGACGATCTTTTGGAGCTGTCTAATTTCCGGCAAGGAGTTTTGTACGTCTTCTATTAAACTCAGATGATGCTCTTCGGGTAACTCCTGGCGCAATAATCCTATGGATTGATTTCCCTGATTCTCAATATTCCCCTGATCTGCTTTGAGCTCTTTAGTCAATAGTTTGAACAAAGTGGATTTGCCGGTGCCATTACGGCCACATAAGGCCACTTTCTCTCCCTCCGAAATCGTAATATTGAGGTTGTCAAATATTTTTCGACCCCCAAATGATAAATGTATGCCTTGTAATCGGATCACTTGTTAATTCATGAGTTCATCACCTTCTAGCGAAGACAACGCGCTGAAATGATATCCTTTGTACTCGAGTATATCTTTCCAAAGCTGTTCAGGTTTATTTTTGAAAATAAAATTAGGCTCCATATCAGAGACCAGCCAGGACTTGGTCTGTAACTCTTCTTCAAGCTGGTCTTTTGACCATCCGCTGTATCCCACATAAAAGCGGATATTATGCGATTGTATAAGTTGGCACTCAATGAGAAATCGCAGCTTTTCATAATTTCCACTCCAATAAATCCCCCTTGATATTTTTATGGAATCTTCCAGCAAGTCTCCAACGTTATGAATAAAATACATGGAGTTGTTGTCAACCGGGCCCCCATAATGCACCGGTGCTTCAAACTCACCAAAGTCCGTTGTTAAATCCTCCAGTTTGACGTCCATTTGTCTGTTTAAAATAAAACCAACGGTACCTTCATCTTTTGTATAATCTGCAATGAGCACAACGGTTCTCTTAAAATTGGGATCCATCATGAAAGGTTCAGAAATCAGGACTTTGCCAGTTTCTAAAATCGGTATGCCTTCAGGTTTCAACATAATTAAATTGCTTGGATGGGAATTTCGCGGTTTATTCTTTTTAAAAATCCGCTTAATACGGTTCCATTTCCTCCGACTTCGAAAAAGTTTTGAAATCCATCTTGAATCATGTTTTGCATGGTTTGTGTCCATCGAACAGGTGAAGTCAATTGCGCTTTCAAATTTTCTTTGATTTTTACAGGATCTGTCTCTGGCAAAGCATTTACATTTTGATAAATCGGACAAACAGGTGTTTGAAATGCTGTTTTATCGATGGCCGCCTCAAGTTCCAATCGTGCAGGTTCCATCAGAGGAGAATGAAAAGCACCTCCAACAGCCAGGGTAATAAATCTCTTGGCTCCGGCTTCAGTCATCAGTTTCTCGATCGTTGAAATCCCCTTGAGGCTTCCTGAAATGACGAGTTGTCCCGGACAATTATAATTGGCTGCCACGACCACATCTTCTGTAAATGCATTGCAGATTTCTTCTATTTTCGAATCATCAAGTCCGACGATAGCAGCCATAGTTCCAGGATTGATTTCGCAAGCTTCTTGCATGGCATGGGCTCTGATGTTGACCAGTTTGAGGCCATCCTGAAAACTAAATACTTTAGCCGCTACCAAGGCTGAAAACTCGCCCAGGCTGTGTCCGGCAACACCTTCGTATTGCAACATTTTCCCCTTGGTTTCTGCACCGATCACAGAATGAATGAAGACGGAAGGCTGCGTGATCCTGGTCTGCTTCAGTTCATCGTCTGAACCTTCAAACATCACTTCCGTAATTTTAAAACCCAGTAAAGCATCCGCTTCATCAAATAACTTGCGGGCATCGGTATTCTCCTCGTATAAATTTTTACCCATGCCTTTAAATTGGCTGGCTTGTCCTGGAAATAGCAAAGCTGTTTTCTGCATATCAGATCGAATCAGATTGTATTAAATTGAGAAATTCATTTCTCGTTTCCACTTTTCGGAATATTCCGGTAAATGCCGATGTTTTTGTAATTGAATTTTGTTTTTGTACGCCACGCATCATCATGCACATATGCCTGGCTTCAATTACGATCGCCGCACCTAAAGGATTTAGTGTGTTTTGAATACAGTTGAGGATTTCATGAGTGAGCCTCTCCTGAACCTGCAATCTCCGGCTGTAAACATCGACCAGTCTTGCCAATTTGCTGAGTCCGACGATGTAACCATTGGGGATATAAGCAATATGCGCTTTTCCAAAAAAAGGCAACATGTGGTGCTCGCATAAGCTGTACAATTCAATATCCTTGACCAGGACCATCTCGCTGTATTCTTCCTTAAACATGGCAGATCTCAGGACATCTTCCCCTTTCAAACTATAACCTTGCGTAAAGAACTCCATGGCTTTTGCAGCTCTTTCCGGAGTTTTCGCCAAGCCCTCCCTTTCTGGATCTTCACCTACTTCTCCCAGCATTTTAAGGTAGATGGTCTCCAATTCATTATTTTTTAAAGATTGCACTAATTTAATTTGAGTGTAAACGCTTTGAATCCTTCAATAGTTGAATGGTGGTCGGATTTAGGGTTAAATTAATCCTTTTTAA includes:
- a CDS encoding ABC-F family ATP-binding cassette domain-containing protein, producing the protein MIRLQGIHLSFGGRKIFDNLNITISEGEKVALCGRNGTGKSTLFKLLTKELKADQGNIENQGNQSIGLLRQELPEEHHLSLIEDVQNSLPEIRQLQKIVEESERIIHDPHEDPKIIQEAIGRLQDAHTRLEYLEADKLEGKIERILLGLGFTTGDFQKRVVEFSGGWRMRIELSKLLLSRPDILLLDEPNNHLDIIALRWLEDFLRKYEGTVILISHDLMFLDRVGKRIIEIDRGKVYDFKGNYTAYKAYRQERKDMELREYESQQKVIRHKEMLIDKFRYKASKAAFAQSLITELGRMEVKEAPDDDVSDIRLRFRPTIQSGNKVVEIKEVSKSYGEKLVLRDVNLFLERGMKWSFIGANGNGKSTLVKLICTEIEPDSGVIELGHQVKIGYYAQEHSEFLNRDWTPLETLENNCNAEMRPMVRKILGGLGLRGEDVEKKISVLSGGEKARVRLALLLVQEHNFLILDEPTHHLDIPSKNRLKEALINYSGTVIIVSHDREFLKELAQKTILFEQKNIKVFEGDIDYYLEKTEQASVYDGLKVVEKAEVATSVTPDYQSRKKLQRQIQNLEKEILKLESELKQIEQTMHDPSFYEKPDHKTVLSRYNELQKSLNEISGEWEKLVEELD
- a CDS encoding YqgE/AlgH family protein, which produces MISEPFMMDPNFKRTVVLIADYTKDEGTVGFILNRQMDVKLEDLTTDFGEFEAPVHYGGPVDNNSMYFIHNVGDLLEDSIKISRGIYWSGNYEKLRFLIECQLIQSHNIRFYVGYSGWSKDQLEEELQTKSWLVSDMEPNFIFKNKPEQLWKDILEYKGYHFSALSSLEGDELMN
- the fabD gene encoding ACP S-malonyltransferase, whose amino-acid sequence is MQKTALLFPGQASQFKGMGKNLYEENTDARKLFDEADALLGFKITEVMFEGSDDELKQTRITQPSVFIHSVIGAETKGKMLQYEGVAGHSLGEFSALVAAKVFSFQDGLKLVNIRAHAMQEACEINPGTMAAIVGLDDSKIEEICNAFTEDVVVAANYNCPGQLVISGSLKGISTIEKLMTEAGAKRFITLAVGGAFHSPLMEPARLELEAAIDKTAFQTPVCPIYQNVNALPETDPVKIKENLKAQLTSPVRWTQTMQNMIQDGFQNFFEVGGNGTVLSGFLKRINREIPIQAI
- the folE gene encoding GTP cyclohydrolase I FolE — encoded protein: MLGEVGEDPEREGLAKTPERAAKAMEFFTQGYSLKGEDVLRSAMFKEEYSEMVLVKDIELYSLCEHHMLPFFGKAHIAYIPNGYIVGLSKLARLVDVYSRRLQVQERLTHEILNCIQNTLNPLGAAIVIEARHMCMMMRGVQKQNSITKTSAFTGIFRKVETRNEFLNLIQSDSI